The following proteins come from a genomic window of Anopheles ziemanni chromosome 3, idAnoZiCoDA_A2_x.2, whole genome shotgun sequence:
- the LOC131286156 gene encoding solute carrier family 35 member G1 has protein sequence MPEHLELQQLVDGVIQGTTRHHTLSWLRCSCPYLGIILATVSSFFFSLCSVIVKGLVDINPIELATFRFIGVLLPSIPIAIYREENFFPEGKRIILVLRCFVGTTGLMLSFYAFRHMPLADASVIIFSTPVFVAIFARLFLREACGMFNIITIFLTLIGVVLITKPPFLFGDNLATIIDEQVMESNYDIWGPVAALSSTLFGANAYVLLRALKGLHFSVIMTNFGSFALIYTLVVCYYIGALCWPLCGMDRFLVVALALFSFGGQILLTLALQYEQAGPVAIARSADIVFAFVWQIMFFKETPSLYSILGALLVVSSVVLSGLRKWALALPRDSETRKKLHFLFLD, from the exons ATGCCCGAACACTTGGAACTGCAACAGCTGGTAGATGGGGTGATCCAGGGCACAACACGCCACCATACCCTCTCCTGGCTACGGTGCTCTTGTCCATACCTAGGGATAATACTTGCAACAGTatcatcgtttttcttttcgctttgcTCCGTTATCGTGAAAGGACTTGTTGATATAAATCCGATCGAGTTGGCCACCTTCAG ATTTATCGGTGTATTACTTCCTTCGATACCGATTGCAATTTATCgagaggaaaactttttcccggaaggaaaaaggatcATACTTGTGCTGCGATGCTTCGTTGGAACAACAGGTTTAATGCTCAGCTTTTACGCCTTCCGTCACATGCCTCTAGCGGATGCATCGGTGATTATATTCTCAACGCCAGTATTTGTTGCCATATTTGCTCGACTGTTCCTGCGTGAAGCCTGCGGTATGTTCAACATTATCACAATTTTCTTAACACTCATTGGCGTTGTCCTCATCACAAAACCCCCGTTTCTGTTTGGGGACAACCTTGCTACGATCATAGACGAGCAGGTAATGGAATCCAACTACGACATTTGGGGCCCTGTGGCTGCCCTCTCATCGACACTATTTGGCGCCAATGCGTACGTGCTGTTGCGTGCCCTGAAAGGGCTACACTTTTCTGTTATTATGACCAATTTCGGTTCATTTGCATTGATCTATACGCTGGTAGTGTGTTATTACATAGGAGCACTGTGCTGGCCACTGTGTGGAATGGACCGTTTCCTTGTTGTGGCTCTCGCTTTGTTCAGCTTCGGTGGACAAATACTGCTGACGCTAGCATTGCAATACGAACAGGCCGGTCCTGTGGCGATTGCCCGGTCGGCGGATATTGTGTTTGCTTTCGTGTGGCAAATCATGTTTTTCAAAGAAACGCCAAGTCTTTATTCCATTCTAGGTGCATTGTTGGTTGTCAGCTCGGTTGTTTTATCTGGACTTAGAAAGTGGGCTCTAGCTTTGCCAAGGGACTCggaaactagaaaaaaattgcactttttaTTTCTAGACTAA